From the genome of Acidobacteriota bacterium, one region includes:
- a CDS encoding DUF4097 family beta strand repeat protein has translation MKVNRLAKLAGGVSLLLFLVFPLLGYSLTAKDKVGGGIVKADYQEKLDKTYPLSPKGKAILRNVSGDIEVTSWDKNEVRIIAIKYSKAATKARAKENADRVKIKINARKDLIRISTSYPKFRGFFHRSLRVWVDYKLFVPRNGSLDIHTVSGDMDITAVMGELILESVSGDIVVEKGGSVDAESVSGDIELRGVKEVDASTVSGDIEAFDTMGDLRLKSVSGDITGRKVSGNISAGTVSGEVKLFGVSDCRKVKVGTTSGEVAFEGRLTDGGTYIFSTTSGDISLILSKDSSFDLDAHTMSGSIRCSVPMLKVSFKKGKRKLVGTVGKGGATLRISSTSGDIDIETK, from the coding sequence ATGAAGGTAAATCGATTGGCTAAATTGGCGGGAGGGGTATCTCTCCTTCTCTTTCTCGTATTTCCTCTTCTCGGATACTCCCTTACAGCAAAGGATAAGGTGGGGGGAGGGATAGTAAAGGCTGATTATCAGGAAAAGCTGGATAAAACCTATCCCCTAAGCCCAAAGGGAAAGGCGATCCTCAGGAATGTGTCTGGTGATATCGAGGTCACCTCTTGGGACAAAAACGAAGTAAGGATCATCGCCATCAAGTATTCCAAAGCGGCTACCAAAGCGAGAGCCAAGGAGAATGCCGACAGGGTCAAGATAAAGATCAATGCGCGTAAAGACCTCATTCGGATAAGTACCTCCTACCCAAAATTTAGGGGGTTCTTCCACCGTTCCCTTCGGGTGTGGGTGGATTACAAGCTCTTTGTCCCCAGAAATGGCTCACTTGACATCCATACGGTTAGCGGGGATATGGATATCACCGCTGTTATGGGAGAGCTTATACTGGAATCGGTCAGTGGAGACATCGTCGTAGAGAAGGGGGGAAGTGTCGATGCTGAATCGGTGAGCGGTGATATCGAGCTTCGCGGAGTGAAAGAGGTCGATGCCTCTACGGTGAGCGGTGATATCGAGGCGTTCGATACCATGGGTGATCTTCGATTGAAATCGGTGAGCGGTGATATTACCGGGAGAAAGGTGTCCGGTAATATCTCAGCGGGGACGGTGAGTGGAGAGGTAAAGCTTTTCGGTGTGAGCGATTGCCGTAAGGTTAAGGTGGGAACTACCAGCGGCGAGGTTGCCTTCGAAGGGCGGTTGACCGATGGTGGTACCTATATCTTTAGCACCACCTCAGGTGATATAAGTCTTATCCTTTCTAAGGATTCCTCCTTTGATCTTGATGCTCATACTATGAGCGGTTCTATACGCTGTTCAGTCCCTATGCTCAAGGTAAGCTTTAAGAAGGGGAAGAGAAAACTCGTTGGAACGGTAGGAAAAGGAGGTGCTACCCTGCGTATCTCTTCGACCAGCGGTGACATAGATATAGAGACGAAGTAG
- a CDS encoding carbohydrate binding family 9 domain-containing protein — protein MFNERSVSNIFFLAILFSFLISSSLLGGGSNNELSKIVVVPRIKEPPKIDGVLDDPAWAKAAKVTGFYKFKPVDGVPASERTVAYVAYDSDNLYFAFRCFDTSPDKITAHYCPRDKIFTDDFVVIVLDTFNAKRRGYIFLINPYGIQGDGLIKAEGNDDMSFDTVFYSDGKVDEKGYTVEVAIPFRSLRFPPKFKNIGFAVARTIQRKSEQASWPPISINRASILDQLGELVGFSGVGYKRTLEFLPFITTSQAGNFNEDEGRFINGKVKPDFGIGVKYGISSNLTLDLTLNPDFSQVEADAGQVDVNLRYALYFEEKRPFFLEGKDIFTTPIEVVYTRRILDPLYGAKLTGKIGKTTIGFISALDEGPGEKVSGEENEYLGEKALFNIIRIKRDILRNSEIGAILTDREFAGSHNRVFGVDGKLFLGKKYLLFFQELGSHSRNLDGEDSSDPAFTFAFARSGRHLYTEFDYLDIYPNFNAEAGFIRRTDIRQLAGYLHYKFYPNRPWLLTVRPEIYVDRYYDHSGIDVEENKRLGLSFELSRQTALSLRYIYRMERYAGIDFEGSLYSIIVSSQPTTYLTGFFSYSAGMGINYDEENPYLGHSRRISGSLNFRPSPLIQEELRFTRYTFYRSIGGETVYDVNIWRSKTVYQFTKKLFLRGIIEYNTYYNRVTTDLLLSYTYVPGTVFFIGYGGRYENSPDYPGTGFAELARRFFFKFSYLWRK, from the coding sequence ATGTTTAACGAAAGATCCGTGAGCAATATTTTCTTTTTGGCTATTCTATTTTCCTTTTTAATTTCTTCTTCTCTTTTAGGTGGAGGATCTAATAATGAGTTATCGAAAATTGTAGTTGTTCCCAGGATCAAAGAGCCCCCAAAGATCGATGGGGTGCTTGATGATCCGGCCTGGGCAAAGGCAGCTAAAGTAACCGGATTCTATAAGTTCAAGCCGGTTGATGGTGTTCCCGCTTCGGAGAGGACAGTCGCCTATGTCGCCTATGATTCCGATAATCTGTATTTCGCCTTCCGCTGTTTTGATACCAGTCCTGATAAGATAACCGCCCATTACTGCCCCCGGGATAAGATCTTCACCGACGACTTTGTGGTGATTGTTCTTGACACCTTTAATGCCAAGAGAAGAGGTTATATCTTTTTGATAAACCCTTACGGTATTCAGGGCGATGGTTTGATTAAAGCCGAGGGCAACGATGATATGAGCTTTGATACCGTGTTTTACTCGGATGGGAAGGTGGATGAAAAAGGTTATACAGTAGAGGTGGCTATACCGTTTAGAAGCCTTCGTTTCCCTCCCAAGTTCAAGAACATCGGTTTTGCCGTCGCCCGAACCATCCAGCGGAAAAGCGAGCAAGCGAGTTGGCCTCCTATCTCCATCAATAGGGCGAGCATTCTCGATCAATTAGGAGAACTCGTCGGCTTTTCTGGGGTGGGTTACAAACGGACCCTGGAATTTCTTCCCTTCATCACCACCTCTCAGGCAGGAAACTTCAATGAGGATGAGGGGAGGTTTATAAATGGCAAGGTTAAGCCTGATTTTGGTATTGGGGTGAAGTATGGAATCAGCTCCAACCTGACCCTCGATCTTACCCTTAACCCGGATTTTAGCCAGGTGGAGGCGGATGCGGGCCAAGTGGATGTTAATCTCCGCTATGCTCTTTATTTTGAGGAGAAAAGACCCTTCTTTCTCGAAGGGAAGGATATCTTTACCACCCCGATCGAGGTGGTTTATACGAGGAGGATACTCGATCCATTATATGGAGCGAAACTCACCGGGAAGATAGGTAAGACTACCATCGGTTTTATCAGCGCTCTTGATGAGGGACCTGGGGAGAAAGTGAGTGGGGAGGAGAACGAATACCTGGGGGAGAAGGCTCTATTTAACATAATCAGGATAAAACGGGATATATTAAGGAATTCCGAGATAGGAGCGATCCTGACCGATCGCGAGTTCGCCGGTTCCCATAACCGGGTGTTCGGAGTCGATGGCAAACTTTTCTTAGGTAAGAAGTATCTCCTTTTCTTTCAGGAACTTGGTAGTCATAGCCGAAACCTTGATGGAGAGGATTCCTCCGATCCAGCGTTCACCTTCGCCTTTGCTCGGAGCGGACGGCATCTCTATACCGAGTTCGATTACCTCGATATCTACCCCAACTTTAACGCTGAAGCGGGTTTCATCAGGCGCACGGATATCAGGCAGTTAGCTGGTTATTTGCATTATAAATTTTATCCCAATCGTCCTTGGCTGCTCACGGTGAGGCCTGAGATCTATGTGGATCGCTATTATGATCATAGCGGGATCGATGTTGAGGAGAACAAACGGTTGGGGTTAAGTTTTGAGCTAAGCAGGCAGACAGCTCTCTCCCTCCGTTATATCTACCGAATGGAGCGGTATGCTGGCATCGATTTTGAGGGTTCCCTTTATTCGATAATCGTTTCCTCCCAGCCTACCACATATCTCACTGGATTTTTTTCCTATTCAGCGGGGATGGGGATAAACTACGATGAGGAGAACCCCTATCTCGGGCATTCGAGACGAATAAGTGGGTCGCTCAATTTTCGCCCCTCACCACTAATCCAAGAGGAGCTTAGATTCACCAGATATACCTTCTATCGTTCCATAGGTGGGGAGACGGTTTACGATGTAAATATCTGGCGATCGAAAACGGTTTACCAGTTCACCAAGAAACTTTTCCTCCGGGGCATCATTGAATATAACACTTACTATAACCGAGTGACCACCGATCTTCTCTTGAGCTACACTTATGTGCCGGGTACGGTGTTTTTTATAGGATATGGAGGGAGATACGAAAACAGCCCGGATTACCCTGGAACCGGTTTCGCCGAGCTTGCACGTCGGTTCTTCTTTAAATTCTCTTATCTCTGGCGCAAATGA
- a CDS encoding HEAT repeat domain-containing protein, with product MERHDKEDTAFSSKREEIDNKKIASAKEVISQLIKTIKAFRLYPRNNPIFIQFISGLKNNLSAYFDKYNALTLTIKPNELLVDGERVYFKKKREESLSFFFYRDGLRKLSFIPPLDERELIGFLEVIKETQLHENPLDDLVTRLWERNFSQIAYEVAEEQIPTEEGIELLLEEAWNTSKEYSGGEVPEDEGRAEAQKQKSLDFLVEELKKTKDSEEKEDTLTRLPLTEEEIVYIQEELAKSKTEEILTRVVDSLLYIIKTEGEDQPEVWALLGETLTGFFNKGEIAQATSLLERLNEVKEDIGEERFSAALKRMFKKDTLTKLATYLNQQGEKDENLMYYFFSLLVKPALPQLIELLGELEERKDRSLLCQVIADQAKDQIEVIASKLMDKRWYLVRNLVFILGKMGDQRALKHLRGVAHHPDSRVRLEVVRTLAQLGGGGAYEAISLFLYDRDPKIRSLAALTLAEGKYPKGGEILFDIVRDKEFRKRELDEKITFFKALGKVAPRRAISYLEKLLFKRSFFRKKLTNEMRLGAAYALFEIGTEEAKKILKRGRESRREEVKRAVLTAGKGKR from the coding sequence ATGGAAAGGCACGATAAAGAAGATACTGCTTTTAGTAGCAAGAGGGAGGAAATAGATAATAAGAAGATAGCAAGCGCGAAGGAAGTAATATCCCAGCTGATCAAAACAATTAAGGCATTTCGTCTTTACCCTCGAAACAATCCCATATTTATCCAATTTATCTCGGGGTTAAAGAATAACTTATCCGCCTACTTTGACAAATACAACGCCCTTACTCTCACTATAAAACCGAACGAACTTCTGGTGGACGGGGAAAGGGTATATTTCAAAAAGAAAAGAGAGGAAAGTCTCTCCTTCTTTTTCTATCGAGATGGCTTGAGAAAATTATCCTTTATCCCTCCTTTGGATGAAAGAGAGCTCATTGGTTTTCTTGAAGTGATAAAGGAAACGCAGCTCCACGAAAATCCACTCGATGACTTAGTAACCCGCCTCTGGGAGAGAAATTTTTCCCAAATCGCCTATGAGGTGGCAGAAGAACAAATCCCTACCGAGGAAGGGATCGAACTCCTTCTTGAAGAAGCATGGAATACCTCAAAAGAATACAGTGGAGGAGAGGTGCCAGAGGATGAAGGAAGAGCTGAAGCCCAGAAGCAGAAGAGTCTTGACTTCCTCGTTGAGGAACTGAAGAAAACGAAGGACAGCGAAGAAAAAGAAGATACGCTGACCCGACTCCCCCTTACTGAAGAGGAAATAGTCTATATACAAGAAGAACTCGCTAAGAGTAAAACAGAGGAGATACTAACCCGGGTGGTTGACTCCCTGCTTTACATAATCAAGACGGAAGGAGAAGATCAGCCAGAAGTCTGGGCGCTCCTTGGGGAGACCTTGACTGGATTCTTCAATAAAGGGGAGATAGCCCAAGCAACAAGTCTTCTTGAGAGATTGAATGAGGTCAAAGAAGATATCGGAGAAGAACGGTTTTCGGCGGCATTAAAGAGGATGTTTAAAAAAGATACTCTAACCAAGTTAGCCACCTACTTAAACCAACAAGGGGAAAAGGATGAAAACCTTATGTATTACTTCTTCTCCCTACTGGTGAAACCGGCTCTTCCCCAGCTAATAGAGCTACTTGGAGAACTCGAAGAGAGAAAGGACCGTTCTCTCCTCTGTCAGGTAATTGCTGATCAAGCTAAGGACCAAATCGAGGTAATCGCCTCGAAACTGATGGACAAAAGATGGTATTTAGTGCGGAACTTGGTGTTCATCCTGGGCAAGATGGGAGACCAAAGGGCATTAAAGCATCTAAGAGGGGTAGCTCATCATCCGGACTCAAGAGTAAGGCTCGAAGTTGTTCGCACCCTGGCACAGTTAGGAGGGGGAGGAGCCTACGAAGCAATCAGCCTGTTCCTCTATGATCGCGATCCAAAAATCCGCTCTCTCGCTGCCCTCACCTTGGCGGAAGGGAAATATCCCAAAGGAGGGGAGATCCTTTTCGACATCGTAAGGGATAAGGAGTTTAGGAAAAGAGAATTGGACGAGAAGATAACTTTCTTCAAAGCATTGGGAAAAGTGGCTCCCCGGAGAGCCATCTCTTACTTGGAGAAACTACTCTTCAAACGCTCCTTCTTCAGGAAGAAACTAACAAATGAGATGCGTTTAGGAGCCGCTTACGCCCTTTTTGAGATAGGGACGGAGGAAGCGAAGAAGATCCTGAAACGGGGGAGAGAAAGTAGAAGGGAAGAGGTAAAGAGGGCGGTCTTAACCGCGGGAAAAGGTAAGAGATAA
- a CDS encoding nucleotide sugar dehydrogenase produces the protein MELEEKIEGRTVVIGVIGLGYVGLPLAVSFLRVGVRVLGFDIDKEKIASISQGESYLTTLSSRDLSRYVEEGIFSATADFSRLSRPDAILICVPTPLGEGREPDLSFVINTTKEISRYLRKGQLVVLESTSYPGTTEEVLLPILERTGMKVGEDFYLGYSPEREDPGNKRYPMWRIPKVVSGITPSCRRMVERLYSLAFERVLPVSSPRVAEMTKLLENIYRSVNIALVNELKMLAIRMGIDIWEVIEAAATKPFGFHPFYPGPGLGGHCIPIDPFYLAWKSREYDFPTRFIELSGEINTEMPYFVVSRVIDALNDRGKALKGAHILVLGVAYKRDVGDVRESPAVKIISLLLERGAKVSYHDPFVPKIPKMRKVKLDLASVPLTAELLSTADCVLIVTDHSKVDYQFVVDNSSLIVDTRNATRNTQGREGKVVIA, from the coding sequence ATGGAGCTTGAAGAGAAGATCGAAGGAAGAACGGTAGTTATCGGTGTCATCGGTCTTGGTTATGTTGGTCTTCCCTTGGCGGTTAGCTTCCTCAGGGTAGGGGTGCGGGTGCTTGGCTTTGATATAGACAAGGAGAAGATAGCAAGCATCTCACAGGGTGAAAGTTATCTTACTACTCTCTCTTCCCGCGACCTCTCCCGCTATGTTGAGGAAGGTATTTTTTCTGCCACTGCTGACTTCTCCCGCCTTTCCCGTCCGGATGCCATCCTGATATGCGTGCCTACCCCCCTCGGGGAGGGGAGGGAGCCGGATCTTTCCTTCGTGATCAACACCACCAAAGAGATATCGAGATATCTTCGAAAGGGGCAATTGGTGGTGTTGGAGTCAACCTCCTATCCTGGAACTACCGAGGAGGTCCTTCTTCCTATTCTGGAGAGGACTGGGATGAAGGTAGGAGAGGATTTCTATCTCGGATATTCCCCAGAACGCGAGGATCCAGGAAACAAGCGCTATCCGATGTGGCGTATCCCTAAGGTGGTAAGTGGCATTACCCCCTCTTGCAGAAGGATGGTAGAACGGCTTTATTCTCTTGCTTTTGAACGAGTGCTACCTGTTTCCTCCCCCCGTGTTGCTGAGATGACAAAATTGCTTGAAAATATCTATCGTAGTGTAAACATCGCTTTGGTAAACGAGCTCAAGATGCTCGCCATCAGAATGGGTATAGATATCTGGGAGGTAATCGAGGCGGCAGCGACTAAGCCTTTTGGATTCCATCCCTTTTATCCTGGTCCAGGACTGGGAGGGCATTGTATCCCCATCGATCCCTTCTACCTTGCCTGGAAATCTCGAGAGTACGATTTCCCCACTAGGTTTATCGAGCTTTCTGGTGAGATAAATACTGAGATGCCCTATTTCGTAGTTTCCCGGGTGATAGATGCCTTAAACGATCGGGGGAAGGCTTTAAAAGGGGCTCACATTCTCGTACTTGGGGTTGCCTATAAGCGGGATGTGGGCGATGTTAGGGAATCGCCAGCGGTCAAGATAATAAGCCTTCTCCTTGAAAGAGGTGCTAAGGTGAGTTATCACGATCCCTTTGTCCCCAAGATCCCTAAGATGAGGAAGGTGAAGCTCGATCTGGCGAGTGTTCCCCTCACTGCCGAGCTGCTTTCTACGGCAGATTGCGTTCTCATTGTTACCGATCATAGCAAGGTAGATTATCAGTTCGTAGTGGATAATTCCTCCCTGATCGTAGATACAAGAAATGCCACCAGAAATACCCAAGGGAGGGAAGGTAAGGTAGTTATTGCTTAA
- a CDS encoding HD-GYP domain-containing protein, protein MEEKRKTVRLQIRRVISEDSDIPLSSAITLKLHRLSSRFVTSLYVVIKMLQIHRINNQAVITALDRLMEAAKALFELDPEINLQIYDDFIFVNNLRLKLEIEGYLSFRYIIEEFTTRGIGRLTITEGVEREEFIQFALAFNELERGEKAFDILKTSLNEKGVKHLDVGKLIPPTERRRGSTDLKEVKEASKNAFFRAIQLVKNAALGGKEEKKLSLKKGKRLVQSLIDLVLEDEYFLIGLTSIKNYDDYTFNHSVNVCILSLALASHLGLSRTELCNLGVAALFHDMGKLLLPKEILFKPGKLTEEEWRLIKKHPILGVKALLKNGIYGEFGFTSIIVAFEHHLRLDYSGYPELPTPRKPSFLTRIVSIADAYDAMTTSRCYQKALLPEEALKKIYDTSPKLYDRALVKVFINMLGIYPPGSFVLLDTGESGVVYRPNPTKLDRPRVKLVFDAKKNPLPGQPVDLTEEDPRKGYKRSIASSLNPYHYGVNVGKLLSE, encoded by the coding sequence ATGGAGGAGAAGAGAAAAACCGTTCGGCTTCAGATAAGGAGGGTGATATCTGAGGACTCCGATATCCCCCTATCCTCGGCTATTACCCTCAAACTGCACCGCCTAAGTAGCCGCTTTGTAACCAGTCTTTATGTGGTCATAAAGATGTTGCAGATACACCGGATAAACAACCAAGCGGTGATAACCGCTCTTGACCGGTTGATGGAAGCCGCAAAAGCACTCTTTGAGCTCGACCCAGAGATAAACCTTCAGATCTACGATGATTTTATCTTCGTAAACAACCTCCGGCTTAAGCTTGAGATCGAGGGTTATCTCAGTTTCCGTTACATCATCGAAGAATTCACCACTAGGGGGATAGGAAGGCTCACCATCACCGAAGGAGTGGAAAGGGAGGAGTTTATCCAATTTGCCCTTGCCTTTAATGAGCTTGAGCGAGGAGAAAAGGCTTTTGACATCCTCAAAACATCTCTTAATGAAAAAGGGGTAAAACACCTTGATGTCGGGAAACTCATCCCTCCTACTGAGAGGAGAAGGGGATCAACCGATCTCAAAGAGGTAAAGGAAGCATCCAAAAACGCCTTTTTCCGAGCCATTCAGTTAGTGAAAAACGCTGCCTTAGGAGGAAAGGAGGAGAAAAAACTCAGCTTGAAAAAGGGAAAAAGGCTTGTTCAATCACTTATCGATCTGGTGCTTGAAGATGAATATTTCCTCATCGGACTTACCTCCATCAAGAATTATGACGACTACACCTTCAACCACTCGGTAAATGTTTGCATCCTTTCCCTCGCTTTAGCAAGCCACCTCGGCTTATCCCGAACTGAACTCTGTAACCTTGGAGTAGCCGCTCTGTTCCACGATATGGGCAAGCTCCTTCTTCCCAAAGAGATCTTATTCAAACCGGGGAAGTTGACCGAGGAGGAATGGCGACTGATCAAGAAACACCCCATCTTGGGGGTAAAAGCACTACTTAAAAACGGTATCTATGGAGAATTTGGATTTACCTCCATCATCGTCGCCTTTGAACACCATCTGAGATTGGACTATTCGGGTTATCCTGAGCTTCCTACTCCGAGGAAACCCAGCTTCTTAACCCGAATAGTGAGCATTGCCGACGCTTACGACGCAATGACTACCTCTCGCTGTTATCAAAAAGCCCTTCTGCCGGAAGAAGCTCTGAAGAAGATATATGATACCAGCCCCAAACTTTACGACCGGGCATTGGTCAAAGTATTCATCAATATGCTCGGCATATATCCTCCGGGTAGCTTCGTGCTTTTGGATACAGGAGAAAGTGGGGTGGTCTATAGACCAAATCCAACCAAGCTGGATAGACCCCGGGTCAAACTGGTGTTCGATGCCAAGAAAAACCCCCTCCCTGGGCAACCGGTGGACCTCACCGAAGAAGACCCAAGGAAGGGTTATAAACGGAGTATCGCCTCTTCCCTCAACCCCTATCACTATGGGGTGAATGTGGGGAAACTCCTTTCCGAATAA